A window of Hevea brasiliensis isolate MT/VB/25A 57/8 chromosome 14, ASM3005281v1, whole genome shotgun sequence contains these coding sequences:
- the LOC110633327 gene encoding pleckstrin homology domain-containing protein 1 — translation MASLWRAATTALTQIQTNQTNYNGVEFWLSPERTGWLMKQGEYIKTWRRRWFVLKQGKLFWFKDSIVTRESKPRGVIPVATCLTVKGAEDVLNKQYAFELSTRTDTMYFIADSEKEKEDWINSIGRSIVQHSRSVTDSEIVDYDNKR, via the coding sequence ATGGCTTCTCTGTGGCGGGCCGCCACCACGGCCCTTACCCAAATCCAAACGAACCAAACCAATTACAACGGAGTGGAGTTCTGGTTGAGCCCTGAGCGAACTGGCTGGCTAATGAAGCAGGGCGAGTACATCAAAACCTGGAGACGCCGTTGGTTCGTTCTCAAACAAGGCAAGCTATTCTGGTTCAAGGACTCCATAGTCACTCGCGAGTCGAAGCCACGCGGCGTCATCCCAGTGGCCACGTGCCTTACAGTGAAAGGAGCTGAAGACGTTCTCAACAAACAATACGCTTTTGAGCTTTCGACGAGGACGGATACTATGTATTTCATCGCCGATTCGGAGAAGGAGAAAGAGGACTGGATCAACTCGATCGGACGGTCTATAGTGCAGCACTCGAGATCCGTGACGGATTCAGAGATAGTTGATTATGATAACAAGCGATGA
- the LOC110633306 gene encoding probable LRR receptor-like serine/threonine-protein kinase At3g47570, with amino-acid sequence MARLMSLIMILSLITLFQGGLQLNISSPFLLAAATTITTKDIGNGNATDYEALLSFKSKITHDPHGSLSSWNSSLHFCNWVGVTCGRRHRRVTSINLISKDLVGSLSPYLGNLSFLRAIRLYNNTLQGEILPELGRLFRLRALVLANNSLEGQIPANLSRCTNLAYISVGNNKLRGKIPTELGSLSKLRFIQLYENNLQGEIPESIGNLSSLEMLSAGVNFLEGNIPDAIGRLKSLTYLAFTENRLSGIVPQSLYNLSSLTILAVSENQLHGSLPSNLGLSFPQLEELSVAKNLFSGSIPVSLPNASELQFLYMSFNNFAGKIPHSLGSLNRLLFLGLESNNLGFGGADEIDFLGALANFSMLENLALNNNRLGGSLPLAVGNFSTQITYFGVGENLISGIIPADIGNLVNLTELELGGNQFTGTIPNSIGKLKKLQGLSIYSNRLSGNIPSSLGNLSWLSELYLHDNQLQGTIPSSLQYCKNLLKLYLFQNNLSGSITQEVFNLSSLSISLNLAHNQFTGSLPSVVGNLKGLGELDVSWNEFSGELPASLGSCTSLEKLYMEHNFFQGSLPSSFSSLKGVQYLDLSCNNLSGLIPGYLETVPFLYLNLSSNNFEGEVPKKGIFTNRSAVSVADNYRLCGGIPELKLPICPNKEAKKRNLSSLHLFAILISCVLLGVIITSSFLFSWFKKRREQISGTSLKEPFAQVSYEKLLRATDGFSVSNLIGVGSFGAVYRGSLDEDGMLTAIKVLNLQRRGASRSFTAECEVLRNIRHRNLVRIITSCSSIDFQGNDFKALVYEYMPNGSLEKWLHPVQEAYVQNNLSLLRRINIAIDVAYALDYLHHHCHQPIIHCDIKPSNVLLDNDMTAHVGDFGLARILPELTKPNQSSSIGIKGTIGYAAPEYGLGREVSIEGDIYSYGILVLEMMTGKRPTNNMFENGFNLNKFARQSLPDNIMEVIDPMLLRDDANITTKIQCLLSMVEIGVACSMESPRDRMDMSKVVNELHKIRDVLQETTAKLHN; translated from the exons ATGGCGCGTCTCATGTCCCTG ATCATGATTCTTTCCCTCATTACTCTGTTTCAAGGAGGATTGCAGCTAAACATTAGTTCCCCTTTCCTCCTTGCAGCTGCAACCACCATCACCACTAAAGACATTGGCAACGGAAATGCCACAGATTATGAAGCATTGCTGTCCTTCAAATCAAAGATTACTCATGACCCTCATGGAAGTTTAAGCTCATGGAATAGTTCTCTTCATTTCTGCAACTGGGTAGGTGTTACATGTGGCCGCCGACACAGAAGGGTCACCAGCATCAATCTAATATCCAAAGACTTGGTAGGCTCGTTATCTCCATACTTGGGAAATCTTAGCTTCCTCCGGGCAATAAGACTCTATAACAACACCCTTCAAGGTGAAATTTTACCTGAACTCGGTCGCTTGTTCAGGTTAAGAGCTTTGGTGCTCGCTAATAATTCGTTGGAAGGCCAAATTCCTGCCAACTTGTCTCGTTGCACCAACCTTGCTTATATATCCGTTGGCAATAACAAGCTAAGAGGGAAAATTCCTACAGAACTTGGTTCCTTGTCAAAGCTCAGATTTATACAACTTTATGAGAATAATCTACAAGGAGAGATACCAGAGTCTATTGGCAACCTTTCCTCCCTGGAAATGTTATCTGCAGGCGTCAATTTTCTGGAGGGTAATATTCCAGATGCTATAGGTCGATTGAAGAgcttaacttatcttgcatttaCAGAAAATAGACTATCTGGTATTGTTCCTCAATCTCTATATAATTTATCATCGCTCACTATTCTTGCCGTGTCCGAAAATCAACTTCATGGCAGCCTTCCTTCGAATTTAGGCCTCTCTTTTCCTCAACTCGAAGAGCTTTCTGTTGCTAAAAATCTGTTTTCTGGATCGATTCCGGTGTCATTACCTAATGCTTCTGAACTTCAGTTTCTTTATATGTCATTCAATAATTTTGCTGGCAAAATACCTCATTCTCTTGGAAGCCTGAATCGTCTCTTATTTTTGGGATTGGAAAGTAACAATCTAGGATTTGGAGGAGCTGATGAAATAGATTTTCTTGGTGCTCTAGCCAACTTCAGCATGTTGGAGAATTTGGCCCTAAATAACAACAGATTAGGGGGGTCATTGCCACTTGCAGTTGGCAATTTTTCAACCCAGATTACTTATTTTGGTGTTGGAGAAAACCTAATATCTGGAATCATCCCTGCAGATATAGGAAATCTAGTTAACTTAACTGAGCTAGAACTGGGTGGGAACCAATTCACGGGTACAATACCAAATTCCATTGGTAAACTTAAAAAGTTACAGGGATTGTCAATTTATTCCAACAGACTCTCAGGAAATATTCCATCCTCCCTAGGAAACCTTTCATGGCTGAGTGAGCTTTACTTGCATGATAACCAATTGCAAGGAACAATCCCTTCTAGTCTCCAATATTGCAAAAACTTGTTGAAGTTATATCTTTTTCAAAATAATCTTAGTGGCAGCATAACACAAGAAGTTTTTAATCTCTCCTCCCTATCAATTTCACTAAATCTAGCTCATAACCAATTTACTGGTTCCTTACCTTCTGTTGTTGGAAACTTAAAAGGTTTAGGCGAATTGGATGTCTcctggaacgagttttcaggtgAACTTCCAGCTAGCCTTGGAAGCTGCACCAGCCTTGAGAAATTATACATGGAGCATAATTTCTTTCAGGGATCCCTTCCTTCGTCTTTTAGTTCCTTGAAGGGTGTTCAGTACCTTGATCTTTCTTGTAACAATCTATCAGGTCTAATTCCAGGTTATCTGGAGACAGTTCCATTCTTATATCTAAATTTATCTTCTAACAATTTTGAGGGAGAGGTTCCAAAGAAAGGAATTTTCACAAACAGGAGTGCAGTTTCAGTTGCTGACAATTATAGACTTTGTGGAGGCATACCTGAACTGAAGTTGCCTATTTGCCCCAACAAAGAAGCAAAGAAACGAAATTTGTCTTCTTTGCACCTGTTTGCAATCTTGATTTCTTGTGTTCTTCTTGGAGTAATCATAACGTCATCTTTCCTGTTCTCTTGGttcaagaaaaggagagaacaaATTTCTGGTACTTCATTGAAAGAACCATTTGCTCAGGTCTCTTATGAAAAGCTCCTTAGAGCAACAGATGGCTTTTCTGTGTCTAATTTGATCGGTGTAGGTAGTTTCGGCGCTGTGTATAGAGGAAGCCTTGATGAAGATGGAATGCTCACTGCCATCAAAGTACTTAACCTTCAACGTCGAGGTGCATCCAGAAGTTTCACAGCTGAATGTGAAGTGTTGCGAAACATTCGCCATCGAAATCTTGTGAGGATCATAACTTCTTGTTCAAGCATCGATTTCCAAGGTAATGATTTCAAGGCTCTAGTTTATGAATACATGCCTAATGGGAGTTTAGAGAAATGGCTACATCCAGTTCAAGAAGCATATGTTCAGAATAATCTAAGCCTTCTTAGGAGAATCAACATTGCCATTGATGTGGCATATGCACTTGATTATCTTCATCACCATTGCCATCAGCCAATCATTCATTGTGATATCAAACCGAGCAATGTTCTCCTTGATAATGACATGACTGCTCATGTTGGAGATTTCGGGCTAGCAAGAATTCTTCCAGAACTCACAAAGCCAAACCAAAGCAGCTCAATTGGGATAAAGGGAACAATTGGATATGCTGCGCCAG AATATGGTCTAGGAAGAGAAGTGTCAATAGAAGGAGATATCTACAGTTATGGGATTTTAGTACTGGAGATGATGACAGGGAAGAGACCAACCAACAATATGTTTGAGAATGGTTTTAATCTTAACAAGTTTGCAAGACAATCCCTTCCTGACAATATCATGGAGGTTATCGACCCAATGCTTCTCAGAGATGATGCTAACATCACGACCAAGATACAATGTCTACTTTCCATGGTTGAAATAGGAGTGGCATGTTCTATGGAGTCACCGAGAGATCGAATGGACATGAGTAAGGTTGTCAATGAGCTACACAAGATTAGGGATGTTCTTCAAGAAACTACTGCTAAGCTCCACAACTAG